The following coding sequences lie in one Mycoplasma tauri genomic window:
- a CDS encoding leucine-rich repeat domain-containing protein has protein sequence MHKKNKLFSILSVGSLAMPLIVMSCGSKSEPALKDDTGNFFIKINSNNEVTITGTKRVIFENNDKLGSKSNIEIPSKLKYKENDYDVVAIENEAFLKYNALESITIPSSVKFIGERAFEGCENLKTVIFADNSNLIRIKNAAFQNCKNLETIILPKNIRTIDEYAFAEINNDKFKVVIINEASKDFKIHFGRDSFKNSNNKFTLTFEKLSVNNLEKELNEFSKFIGVNDSQRIIFNKK, from the coding sequence ATGCATAAAAAAAATAAATTATTCTCAATTTTATCTGTTGGTTCATTGGCTATGCCCCTTATAGTAATGAGTTGTGGAAGCAAATCAGAACCAGCATTAAAAGATGACACTGGAAATTTTTTTATAAAAATAAACAGTAATAATGAAGTTACTATAACAGGTACTAAACGTGTAATTTTTGAAAATAACGATAAATTAGGCTCAAAATCTAACATAGAAATTCCATCAAAATTAAAATATAAGGAAAATGATTATGATGTTGTTGCAATTGAAAATGAAGCTTTTTTGAAATATAATGCATTAGAAAGTATAACAATTCCTTCTTCAGTAAAATTTATTGGCGAACGTGCATTTGAAGGGTGTGAAAACTTAAAAACAGTCATTTTTGCTGATAATTCAAACTTAATAAGAATTAAGAATGCTGCTTTTCAAAATTGCAAGAATTTAGAAACAATAATATTGCCTAAAAATATTAGAACTATTGACGAGTATGCTTTTGCAGAAATAAATAATGATAAGTTTAAAGTTGTAATAATTAATGAAGCTTCTAAAGATTTTAAAATACATTTTGGCAGAGACTCATTCAAAAATTCAAACAATAAGTTCACTTTAACTTTTGAAAAATTAAGTGTTAATAATCTTGAAAAAGAATTAAATGAATTTTCAAAATTTATTGGAGTTAATGATTCACAAAGAATTATATTTAACAAAAAATAA
- the rplJ gene encoding 50S ribosomal protein L10 — protein sequence MESIKPSKNRLAKIETVREISEKIQSSKGLIIAEYRGLTVAELKNLRVEAKKAGIEIKVYKNRLFKLAAREVGYDLDEYLVGPNLFAFSNLEDNAAAKVLVNFAKTNKLLLPKAGIFENQVIDTKTVAEVASLPNYEEALTILARSLMSPLQQLSLSLKLFSEKESQ from the coding sequence ATGGAATCAATCAAACCTTCAAAAAATAGATTAGCTAAGATTGAAACTGTTAGAGAAATTAGTGAAAAAATTCAATCATCTAAAGGTTTAATCATTGCTGAATACCGTGGTTTGACTGTTGCAGAACTTAAGAATCTTCGTGTTGAAGCTAAAAAAGCTGGAATCGAAATAAAAGTTTACAAAAACAGATTATTTAAATTAGCTGCTAGAGAAGTTGGCTATGACCTTGACGAATATCTTGTTGGCCCAAACCTTTTTGCTTTTAGTAATCTTGAAGACAATGCTGCTGCTAAAGTATTAGTAAATTTTGCTAAAACAAATAAATTATTACTACCTAAAGCTGGTATTTTTGAAAACCAAGTTATCGATACAAAAACTGTTGCTGAAGTTGCTTCATTACCAAACTATGAAGAAGCTCTTACAATTCTTGCTCGTTCACTTATGTCACCATTACAACAACTCTCTCTTTCTCTAAAACTTTTTAGCGAAAAAGAAAGTCAATAA
- a CDS encoding M17 family metallopeptidase, whose protein sequence is MSNYYQIERDDKILLKAQYEDSPKSHIYTNISKKSGAITEFLSDNEAYIFLDKKVKNYYHLVDIIDKKILTSEREYQIDIESFVREEITLEEVTKAFYSRIIFHNATLFNIKKENKPKNNYTFLFKDKSLEKYANKLEIIGENRNLCRNYQVMPENYCNSVELANFVKKDFANLPDVKITILDKNKIKELGMNLILAVNRGSTHEPRVVIIEYNGDPTSNEKTTFVGKGITFDTGGVNTKGYHMEGMKYDMSGSVIVAYVLKSLAELKVKKNVAAIMCITDNRLDGDAVLPQNVYKSMSGISVEITDTDAEGRLVLADGLYYGATVLKSTTLIDMATLTGSVVRALGKTYSGIWATNDEKWTRFKNAAIRAKEKVWRLPFHEDFHEPNQASITADLNNYNEKELSDSNTAAMFLKEFTNNVDYIHCDIAGTADIDNKPMGVLVETLVEFVIND, encoded by the coding sequence ATGTCTAATTATTATCAAATTGAAAGAGATGACAAAATATTATTAAAAGCTCAATATGAAGATTCACCAAAAAGCCATATTTATACAAATATAAGTAAAAAATCCGGGGCAATAACAGAGTTTTTATCTGATAATGAAGCTTATATTTTTTTAGATAAAAAAGTTAAAAATTATTATCATTTGGTGGATATTATTGACAAAAAAATTTTAACCTCTGAAAGGGAATATCAAATTGATATAGAATCATTTGTCAGAGAAGAAATAACATTAGAAGAAGTAACGAAAGCTTTTTACTCAAGAATAATTTTTCATAATGCAACTTTATTTAATATAAAGAAAGAAAACAAACCAAAAAATAATTACACATTTTTATTTAAAGACAAGTCATTAGAAAAATATGCTAACAAATTGGAAATTATAGGTGAAAATAGAAATTTATGTAGAAACTATCAAGTCATGCCCGAAAACTACTGTAATTCAGTCGAATTAGCAAATTTTGTTAAAAAAGATTTTGCCAATTTGCCTGATGTTAAAATTACTATTCTAGATAAAAATAAAATTAAAGAATTAGGCATGAATTTAATTCTTGCTGTTAATAGAGGATCAACTCATGAACCAAGAGTTGTGATCATAGAATATAATGGCGATCCTACTTCAAATGAAAAAACAACTTTTGTTGGTAAAGGCATAACTTTTGACACTGGTGGAGTTAATACAAAAGGTTATCATATGGAAGGAATGAAATATGATATGAGTGGCTCTGTTATAGTTGCTTATGTCCTAAAATCATTAGCTGAATTAAAGGTTAAGAAAAATGTTGCTGCCATTATGTGCATAACCGATAATCGTCTAGATGGTGATGCTGTTTTGCCTCAAAACGTTTACAAATCTATGTCTGGAATTTCAGTAGAAATAACAGATACTGATGCAGAAGGTAGATTAGTTCTAGCTGATGGACTTTATTATGGCGCAACTGTGCTAAAATCAACCACTTTAATTGATATGGCTACACTAACAGGTTCTGTTGTTAGAGCACTTGGCAAAACATACTCAGGAATTTGAGCAACAAATGATGAGAAGTGAACAAGATTCAAAAATGCTGCCATTAGAGCAAAAGAAAAAGTTTGAAGATTGCCTTTTCATGAAGACTTTCATGAACCAAACCAAGCAAGCATTACTGCAGACTTAAATAACTACAATGAAAAAGAACTTTCTGATTCAAATACAGCAGCCATGTTTTTAAAAGAATTCACAAACAATGTTGATTATATACATTGCGACATAGCAGGTACAGCTGACATTGATAATAAGCCTATGGGAGTTTTAGTTGAAACACTTGTTGAGTTTGTTATAAATGATTAA
- the rplL gene encoding 50S ribosomal protein L7/L12 codes for MAKITKEAFIESLKEMSIKEVMELVDAMKEEFGIDPTAVVAAAGAAAAPAEEAKSTFTVILKGDNGKKLAIVKAVKEALNLALMDANKLVSALPATLKENIPAAEAEALKAKLVEAGADVELK; via the coding sequence ATGGCAAAAATTACAAAAGAAGCATTCATCGAATCACTTAAAGAAATGTCTATTAAAGAAGTTATGGAATTAGTTGATGCAATGAAAGAAGAATTTGGCATCGACCCTACAGCTGTTGTTGCTGCTGCTGGTGCAGCTGCAGCTCCTGCTGAAGAAGCTAAATCAACTTTTACAGTTATCCTTAAAGGCGACAACGGCAAAAAACTTGCTATTGTTAAAGCTGTTAAAGAAGCTCTTAATCTTGCGCTTATGGATGCAAACAAATTAGTTTCAGCTCTTCCTGCTACTCTTAAAGAAAACATTCCTGCAGCTGAAGCAGAAGCTTTAAAAGCAAAACTTGTTGAAGCTGGCGCTGATGTTGAATTAAAATAA
- the rpoB gene encoding DNA-directed RNA polymerase subunit beta has product MATVKANKYVNKYPYKIKKYGPYTERRDYSVTKNNWTVPDFLSMSKNSFEWFKKSGIEDVLREHYPITSSNKKVSLEYLHNSARLEMPPKEYDAIVEAKVKGINYAAKLFAKFKVTTDKGVVKEDEVLLGEIPLMNSGGSFIINGSEKVIVSQLIRSPGAYFGCGVRNKQSDDLFNKLEILPRLGSWIEISHKITIKNPDSVKIKIDKNKNINLVTFLGALGLNEQNIINLFGSSDELKETLLRDKRLKSSDDPKKVIYNCREELFSVIRRGDLRTESSISNLLPSLLFNKKRYNLSATGRYMLNKKLNLVDRITERYLAQDLEIKLSNGETKFLEKGSFIEHKLAIEIQRNFDQGLLKTEDIDGIDADTVYVKLMQDPNYAYLKKSTKIAKILIYANRKRMDKGLDTLVIGNDPKSEAQHLIVSDIIAAINYYFNLLDGIGQDDDPDSMTNKRIMSVGELMQNQLNVGLSKLEKTTRERMSAKEPEKVTPKNITNNKLVSNQMRTFFNSSKLSQFMDQINPLAEISNERRITSLGPGGLNRDTAQFEVRDVHATHYGRICPIETPEGPNIGLILNLANYASVNKYGFLQTPYFRVNNAVVDYDDVVYLTAADEFGYNIAQSTVHVDDNNRITDEVLTIRKNYTYILGSAEDVDFIEVSSRQMVSVAAGCIPFLENDDANRALMGSNMQRQAVPLLEAEAPFVATGVEADIAKYSAANFRAKNDGTVEYVDGQKIKVRNQKGTLDTYNMKNFQRSNQDTVSHQKPIVKVGDEIKKGDLLVDGSSFKNGELALGKNLLVAFTTFKGYNYEDAIILNERLAKHDVLTSIHIEEQTIQFRTSKAGSDELTREIPNVPKYAIRHLDEHGIVLIGSEVVPGDVLVGRVSPKGDDNPSREEKLLAAILGQRQMNVKDTSLKVKNGHNGTVIGVEVLSRDNKDQLEDGIDMIVKVSIAVKRKIRVGDKMSGRHGNKGVVSIILPEEDMPHLEDGTPVDVMLNPQGVPSRMNIGQVLEVHLGMAAKSLDCKFVTPVFDGVKKEEIQDVTAEANLPLSGKQYLIDGVTGERLDNPVTVGIMYMLKLNHMVDDKMHARSVGTYSLITQQPLGGKSQNGGQRFGEMETWALESYGATNVLQEILTYKSDDIFGRNQLYTSLVTGKDLPEPGVPESFNVLNYELKGLGMKLDITTEDNHEDDEAAEQYFETSDALADGGFDE; this is encoded by the coding sequence ATGGCAACTGTAAAAGCAAACAAATACGTAAATAAATACCCATACAAAATTAAAAAGTATGGTCCCTACACAGAACGTCGTGACTATTCTGTTACTAAAAATAACTGAACTGTTCCAGACTTTTTAAGCATGTCTAAGAATTCTTTTGAATGATTTAAAAAGAGCGGAATTGAAGATGTACTTAGAGAACATTACCCAATTACATCAAGTAACAAAAAAGTGTCATTAGAATATTTACACAATTCAGCTAGATTGGAAATGCCACCAAAAGAATATGATGCAATAGTTGAAGCTAAAGTAAAAGGAATTAACTATGCAGCTAAACTTTTTGCAAAATTTAAAGTTACAACTGATAAAGGTGTTGTTAAGGAAGATGAAGTTCTTCTTGGTGAAATTCCTCTTATGAATTCAGGCGGTAGTTTCATAATTAATGGTAGTGAAAAGGTTATTGTTAGTCAGTTAATTCGTTCACCTGGAGCATACTTTGGTTGTGGAGTACGTAATAAGCAATCAGATGACTTGTTTAACAAATTAGAAATTCTTCCAAGACTTGGTTCATGAATTGAGATTTCACATAAAATCACAATTAAGAATCCAGATTCTGTAAAAATAAAAATCGACAAGAATAAAAATATTAATCTTGTAACATTTTTAGGTGCTCTTGGTTTAAATGAACAAAATATTATTAACCTTTTTGGTAGTTCTGATGAACTTAAAGAAACTCTTCTAAGAGACAAAAGACTTAAATCAAGTGATGATCCAAAAAAAGTTATTTACAATTGTCGTGAAGAATTATTTAGTGTAATTCGTCGTGGTGATCTAAGAACAGAGTCATCAATTTCTAACCTTCTTCCAAGTTTATTGTTCAACAAAAAACGTTACAATCTTAGCGCAACAGGTAGATACATGTTGAATAAAAAGCTTAATTTAGTTGATAGAATTACAGAAAGATATCTTGCTCAAGATCTTGAAATTAAATTGTCTAATGGTGAAACTAAATTTTTAGAAAAAGGTTCATTCATTGAGCATAAACTTGCTATCGAAATCCAAAGAAACTTTGATCAAGGTCTTTTAAAGACTGAAGATATTGATGGAATTGATGCAGATACTGTTTACGTAAAATTAATGCAGGATCCAAATTATGCATATCTTAAAAAATCAACAAAAATTGCAAAAATTTTAATTTATGCAAATAGAAAAAGAATGGACAAAGGCCTAGATACTTTAGTAATTGGTAATGATCCAAAGAGTGAAGCTCAACACTTAATTGTTTCAGATATTATTGCAGCAATTAACTACTACTTTAATCTTCTTGATGGCATAGGACAAGATGATGATCCAGACTCAATGACAAACAAGAGAATTATGTCTGTTGGTGAATTAATGCAAAATCAATTAAATGTAGGTTTATCAAAACTTGAAAAAACAACACGTGAGAGAATGTCTGCTAAAGAACCTGAGAAAGTTACTCCAAAAAATATTACTAATAATAAACTTGTTTCTAATCAAATGAGAACTTTCTTTAACTCTTCAAAACTTTCACAATTTATGGACCAAATTAATCCTCTTGCTGAAATCTCAAATGAAAGAAGAATTACATCACTAGGACCTGGAGGTCTTAACCGTGATACAGCTCAATTTGAAGTTCGTGACGTTCATGCAACTCACTATGGAAGAATTTGCCCTATTGAAACACCTGAAGGACCAAACATTGGTCTTATTCTAAACTTGGCTAACTATGCAAGCGTTAACAAGTATGGATTCCTACAAACTCCATACTTTAGAGTTAATAATGCTGTTGTTGACTATGATGATGTTGTTTATTTAACAGCTGCTGATGAATTTGGTTATAACATTGCTCAATCAACAGTTCATGTTGATGATAACAATAGAATTACTGACGAAGTATTAACCATTAGAAAAAATTACACGTATATTCTTGGTTCTGCAGAAGATGTTGACTTTATTGAAGTTTCTTCACGTCAAATGGTCTCTGTAGCTGCTGGATGTATTCCATTTCTAGAAAATGATGATGCTAACCGTGCACTTATGGGATCAAATATGCAAAGGCAAGCAGTTCCTCTTTTGGAAGCTGAAGCTCCTTTTGTTGCTACAGGTGTTGAAGCTGATATTGCTAAATATTCAGCTGCAAACTTTAGAGCTAAAAATGATGGTACTGTTGAATATGTTGATGGTCAAAAAATTAAGGTTAGAAATCAAAAAGGTACCCTTGATACATACAATATGAAGAACTTTCAACGTTCAAATCAAGATACAGTTTCTCATCAAAAACCTATTGTTAAGGTTGGAGATGAAATTAAAAAGGGAGATTTACTTGTTGATGGTTCAAGTTTTAAAAACGGAGAACTTGCTCTTGGAAAAAATCTTCTAGTTGCCTTTACAACATTTAAAGGTTACAACTATGAGGATGCTATTATTTTGAATGAAAGACTTGCAAAACATGATGTTTTAACTTCAATTCACATAGAAGAACAGACAATTCAATTCAGAACAAGTAAAGCAGGTAGCGATGAATTAACAAGAGAAATTCCTAATGTTCCTAAATATGCAATTAGGCATCTTGATGAACATGGAATTGTTCTTATTGGTTCTGAGGTTGTTCCTGGTGATGTGCTTGTTGGTCGTGTTTCACCTAAAGGCGATGACAATCCATCTAGAGAAGAAAAATTACTTGCTGCTATTCTTGGTCAAAGACAAATGAATGTAAAAGACACTTCATTAAAAGTTAAAAATGGTCATAATGGTACAGTTATAGGTGTTGAAGTATTAAGTAGAGACAATAAAGACCAACTTGAAGATGGCATTGACATGATTGTTAAAGTTTCAATTGCTGTTAAACGTAAAATTCGTGTTGGTGATAAAATGTCAGGTCGTCATGGTAACAAAGGTGTTGTTTCAATTATTCTTCCTGAAGAAGATATGCCACACCTTGAAGATGGTACACCAGTTGATGTTATGCTTAACCCTCAAGGTGTTCCATCACGTATGAATATTGGCCAAGTTTTAGAGGTTCACCTTGGTATGGCAGCTAAATCACTTGATTGTAAATTTGTTACTCCAGTGTTTGATGGTGTTAAAAAAGAAGAAATTCAGGATGTTACTGCTGAAGCTAACTTACCATTAAGCGGTAAACAATATTTAATTGATGGTGTAACAGGAGAAAGACTTGATAATCCAGTAACCGTTGGTATTATGTATATGCTTAAACTTAACCATATGGTTGATGACAAAATGCATGCACGTAGTGTTGGAACATATTCACTTATAACACAACAACCACTTGGTGGAAAGAGCCAAAATGGTGGTCAAAGATTTGGTGAAATGGAAACTTGAGCACTTGAATCATATGGTGCTACAAATGTATTACAAGAAATTCTTACATATAAATCTGATGATATCTTTGGTAGAAATCAACTTTATACTTCACTTGTAACAGGAAAAGACTTACCTGAACCAGGTGTTCCTGAATCATTTAATGTTTTAAATTATGAGCTTAAAGGTTTAGGTATGAAATTGGACATTACTACTGAAGATAACCATGAAGATGATGAAGCAGCAGAACAATATTTTGAAACAAGCGATGCTCTTGCTGATGGAGGTTTTGATGAATAA
- the rpoC gene encoding DNA-directed RNA polymerase subunit beta': MNNFKRKVQSIVKKIKISLATKQDVLDWSCGEVTKPETINYKSYKPERDGLFDELIFGPTTDFKCPICGTKYKKSDENTICEKTPMCQKYQPKILPKMVRRSRMGHIHLENPVVHFWFFKIDHSIISKLLGLRVADSSKEVSKGDLEKLIYYKSHIVLEDGGLKNLPKNTIIDISEAAIIYRDALTELKERFNKDSEEYEFISEALTELEQYAVSQTGQDYGIDFYEYNEIIQEFSDARISTGSKAIEYLLENADLEAESARIEKEIKEINEAIRRNSAATLKVQERAKLYKRLAVINAFIQSGQDPKSMLIYNLPVIPADLRPLVQLDGGRHSTSDINELYRRIIIRNNRLKKWDETDAPMLIKQNEYRMIQEAVDALIDNSRKKPNPVSSKDNRPLKSISDVLTGKKGRFRQNLLGKRVDYSGRSVIVVGPRLKMHQVGVPREMAAKLFEPWIIKELIAGDNYINSIKSGKKAIENLDPIIWPYVEKAIEGRVVLLNRAPTLHRLSIQAYEPVLIRGKAIKLHPLSCTPFNADFDGDQMAIHVPISDQAIREARELMLASKNILGPKDGEPIINPGQDIILGLYYLTMEKSASKEPEAVKGEGKFFSSFEELMRTYEEGAVSLHARVVMPISAINKKRLNTDPENRYIISTVGKFIFNNVFPDSFEFIFGKHIEYVKSKNANGEEKLSEKEVLYTSSNKKQLEEFLLPYGQNFPEVISQMPLNLPLSKKDIAVIVRRVYDKYVATVNMSDIASVINKLNNDNLSQIFDFCAALKDFRGKLLDINHVEMLETIIREEYQKKAEEVVINQKHEEALWTVDDYTAVLEKVWFRYTNIVANVLDNIKELGYHFSTKSGTTISISDVITLPTTKDKIKEGDKYIEQLKDYFDQGLMTDDERYNATIAKWASIKEDVENDLKKLTKAYPNNSLFMMLNSGARGNSSNFVQLAGMRGLMNNNAKILKADAENERVVRSTVEIPVKSSFLDGLTAYEFYSSTHGARKGLTDTALNTAKSGYLTRRLVDVAQSIVVTEDDCGTDYGFEVKDIKDTKTNTVIEALYDRIEGRFSNKTIYNSMGKIIVTADELITPEIANRIIAEGIDAVEIRSVLSCYTPNGVCKKCYGKDLALNRVVNIGEAVGVVAAQSIGEPGTQLTMRTFHTGGVAGVEDITGGFSRLIELIDAYDSPWGRPAIIAENYGTIINIQRVKEGTEMVEFDVITLEYKTREGKIETKSYQSKAGRKLRVSIGEKVTPGQKLVEGPIVLNELLRVGDTRLVQNYILKEVQRLYRLQGITISDKYIEVIIRQMLSKILITNPGDSKFFNGSLVDISVYQKEAAKLISQGKKPPFGDVKIKGAKQIPLLSNSFLAAASYQETPKILVNASIKGQVDRLNGLKENIILGRKIPAGTNFNFEENGKYDIRDPRSYFPDKYDPNIQPVQFIGDGKYDIDASTEIQNIFDEYQNDIFITTPINFDEESDN, translated from the coding sequence ATGAATAATTTTAAAAGAAAAGTTCAAAGCATAGTTAAAAAAATTAAGATCTCTTTAGCTACAAAACAAGATGTTCTTGATTGATCATGTGGTGAAGTAACAAAACCTGAAACAATTAACTATAAAAGCTACAAACCAGAAAGAGATGGTCTTTTTGACGAACTTATTTTTGGTCCTACAACAGACTTTAAATGTCCTATTTGCGGAACTAAATATAAGAAAAGCGATGAAAACACAATTTGTGAAAAGACACCTATGTGTCAAAAATATCAACCAAAAATTTTACCAAAAATGGTTCGTAGAAGCAGAATGGGTCACATTCATCTTGAAAACCCAGTTGTTCACTTTTGATTTTTCAAAATAGACCACTCAATTATTTCTAAACTTCTTGGTTTAAGGGTTGCTGATTCATCAAAAGAAGTTTCAAAAGGTGACTTAGAAAAACTTATTTATTATAAAAGCCATATAGTTCTTGAAGATGGTGGTCTTAAAAACTTACCTAAAAACACAATAATTGACATTTCCGAAGCTGCTATTATATATAGAGATGCTCTAACTGAATTAAAAGAAAGATTCAACAAAGATAGTGAAGAATATGAATTTATTAGTGAGGCTTTAACAGAATTAGAACAATATGCTGTTTCTCAAACTGGTCAAGACTATGGTATTGACTTCTATGAATACAATGAAATTATTCAAGAGTTTTCTGATGCTAGAATATCAACAGGTTCTAAAGCTATTGAATATTTACTTGAAAATGCAGACTTAGAAGCTGAATCAGCACGTATTGAAAAAGAAATTAAAGAGATTAATGAAGCGATAAGAAGAAATTCAGCTGCAACATTAAAAGTTCAAGAAAGAGCAAAACTTTACAAACGTTTAGCTGTAATTAATGCATTTATTCAATCTGGCCAAGATCCTAAGTCAATGCTTATTTATAATCTTCCTGTTATCCCTGCAGATTTACGTCCATTAGTTCAACTTGACGGTGGTAGACATTCAACAAGTGATATTAATGAGCTTTATCGTAGAATTATTATTAGAAATAATCGTTTGAAAAAATGAGATGAAACAGATGCTCCTATGCTAATTAAGCAAAATGAGTATCGTATGATTCAAGAAGCAGTTGATGCTTTAATTGATAATTCAAGAAAGAAACCAAATCCTGTTTCTTCAAAAGATAACCGTCCATTAAAATCTATTTCTGATGTTCTTACAGGTAAAAAAGGTCGTTTTCGTCAAAATCTTCTTGGTAAACGTGTTGATTACTCGGGTCGTTCTGTTATTGTTGTTGGTCCAAGACTTAAAATGCACCAAGTTGGTGTTCCTCGTGAAATGGCTGCTAAATTATTTGAACCATGAATTATTAAGGAACTTATTGCTGGCGATAATTACATTAATTCAATTAAATCTGGTAAGAAAGCCATTGAAAATTTAGATCCAATTATCTGACCTTATGTTGAAAAAGCTATCGAGGGAAGAGTTGTACTTCTTAACCGTGCACCAACACTTCACCGTTTGTCAATTCAAGCATATGAACCAGTTTTAATTCGTGGTAAAGCTATAAAATTGCATCCATTATCATGTACTCCTTTTAATGCGGACTTTGATGGTGACCAAATGGCTATTCACGTGCCTATTAGCGACCAAGCAATTCGTGAAGCAAGAGAATTAATGCTTGCATCTAAAAATATTTTAGGTCCTAAAGACGGTGAACCTATTATTAACCCTGGTCAAGATATTATTCTTGGTTTATATTACTTAACAATGGAAAAATCAGCTTCAAAAGAACCTGAAGCTGTTAAGGGTGAAGGCAAGTTCTTCTCTTCATTTGAAGAATTAATGAGAACATATGAAGAAGGGGCCGTATCTCTTCATGCTCGTGTTGTTATGCCAATTAGTGCAATTAACAAGAAAAGACTTAACACTGATCCTGAAAATAGATACATTATTTCAACTGTTGGTAAGTTTATCTTTAATAATGTTTTCCCAGATAGTTTTGAATTTATCTTTGGTAAACACATTGAATATGTAAAATCTAAAAATGCTAATGGTGAAGAAAAATTAAGTGAAAAAGAAGTTCTTTATACATCAAGCAACAAGAAACAACTTGAAGAATTCTTACTTCCTTATGGACAAAATTTTCCAGAAGTTATCAGTCAAATGCCACTAAACTTGCCTTTATCTAAAAAAGATATTGCGGTTATAGTTCGTAGAGTTTATGACAAATATGTTGCAACTGTAAACATGAGTGATATAGCATCTGTTATTAATAAATTAAACAATGATAATCTAAGCCAAATTTTTGATTTTTGTGCAGCATTAAAAGATTTTCGTGGTAAATTGTTAGACATTAATCATGTTGAAATGCTTGAAACAATCATAAGAGAAGAATATCAGAAGAAAGCTGAAGAAGTGGTTATTAATCAAAAACATGAAGAAGCTCTTTGAACAGTAGATGATTATACAGCCGTTCTTGAAAAAGTATGATTTAGATATACAAACATTGTTGCTAATGTGTTGGATAACATTAAAGAGCTTGGCTACCATTTCTCTACAAAATCAGGTACTACAATTTCAATTTCTGATGTTATAACCCTTCCAACAACTAAAGACAAAATTAAAGAAGGTGATAAATACATCGAACAACTTAAAGATTACTTTGATCAAGGTCTTATGACTGATGATGAAAGATATAATGCAACTATTGCTAAATGAGCATCTATTAAAGAAGATGTTGAGAATGACCTTAAAAAATTAACAAAAGCTTATCCAAATAACTCATTATTTATGATGCTTAATTCTGGTGCCCGTGGTAATTCAAGTAACTTTGTTCAGTTAGCTGGTATGCGTGGTCTTATGAATAACAATGCTAAAATTTTAAAAGCCGATGCTGAAAATGAACGTGTGGTTCGTTCAACTGTTGAAATTCCAGTTAAATCATCATTCCTTGATGGACTTACTGCTTATGAGTTCTATTCATCAACCCACGGTGCCCGTAAAGGTCTTACAGATACTGCTCTTAACACTGCTAAATCAGGTTATTTAACTCGTAGATTAGTTGATGTTGCACAAAGTATTGTTGTAACTGAAGATGATTGTGGAACTGATTATGGTTTTGAAGTTAAAGACATTAAAGATACTAAAACAAATACTGTTATTGAAGCACTCTACGATAGAATTGAAGGAAGATTTTCAAACAAAACAATTTATAACTCAATGGGCAAAATAATAGTTACTGCTGATGAATTAATTACCCCTGAAATAGCTAATAGAATAATTGCTGAAGGTATAGATGCAGTTGAAATTCGTTCAGTGTTATCATGTTACACACCTAATGGTGTATGTAAAAAATGTTATGGTAAAGATTTAGCACTTAATAGAGTAGTTAATATTGGTGAAGCAGTAGGTGTTGTTGCTGCTCAATCAATTGGTGAACCAGGTACTCAGCTTACAATGCGTACCTTCCATACCGGTGGTGTTGCTGGTGTTGAAGATATTACCGGTGGTTTTAGTAGACTTATTGAATTAATCGATGCCTATGACTCTCCTTGAGGACGTCCAGCCATTATTGCTGAAAATTATGGAACAATAATAAATATTCAACGTGTTAAAGAAGGCACTGAAATGGTTGAATTTGATGTAATTACACTTGAATATAAAACACGTGAAGGCAAAATTGAAACTAAATCTTATCAATCAAAAGCAGGTAGAAAACTTAGAGTTTCAATTGGTGAAAAAGTTACCCCAGGTCAAAAACTTGTTGAAGGTCCTATTGTTCTTAATGAACTTCTTCGTGTTGGTGATACTCGTTTAGTTCAAAACTACATCCTTAAAGAAGTACAAAGATTATACCGTTTACAAGGTATTACAATTTCTGATAAGTATATTGAAGTAATTATTCGTCAAATGTTATCAAAAATTCTTATTACTAACCCTGGTGATTCTAAATTCTTTAATGGCTCACTTGTTGATATTTCAGTATATCAAAAAGAAGCTGCAAAATTAATTTCACAAGGTAAAAAACCTCCTTTTGGAGATGTTAAAATTAAAGGTGCAAAACAAATTCCTTTACTTTCTAATTCGTTCCTAGCTGCTGCATCATATCAAGAAACTCCTAAAATTTTAGTTAATGCATCAATTAAGGGACAAGTTGATAGACTTAATGGTCTTAAAGAAAATATTATTCTTGGACGTAAAATTCCAGCAGGTACTAACTTCAATTTTGAAGAAAACGGTAAATATGATATTCGTGATCCTAGATCATATTTCCCTGATAAATATGATCCAAATATTCAACCAGTTCAATTTATTGGCGATGGTAAATATGATATTGATGCAAGTACTGAAATTCAAAATATTTTTGATGAATATCAAAATGATATTTTCATAACTACACCAATTAATTTTGATGAAGAAAGTGATAATTAA